A segment of the Psilocybe cubensis strain MGC-MH-2018 chromosome 5, whole genome shotgun sequence genome:
TGCGATCTAATACTTGACCTCAGTGGTCCCAGTAGAAGTCATCATCTGCAACCTATACAACCATGTATTTCGACACAAACGACGCATCGACGTTAGAGCGCCAAGAGCATATCATTCActgatttttttcctttctcaCGGTCAACGTGCCGTTTTAATTTGTTAGCTTCGCGGCGGCAGTAGATATTCGACCAAGGTTcacacggcgggcaaaagtgctgactagtcagcctgggagttggtctgaccagtcacgTGACCATATCGTGACGCGTTCCGTGACGAATCAACTGACCAGTCAGGAGAGGTCACacaaatgttgtcacgctggtTAGTATTGGTAAATGAGTTCAGTAACATAAGATTAAATGGGAATAAACCATTGTCTTCCGAAGCACTGTCACTGAGGAAAAGTAATGAATGACTCGGAATTGGATATTTCttgtgtttggttgaaattcggtcattattcaaacaaatggaTAACTAATCACGCTTTCAGAGTACTTGTGCACGGTCACCCGACGTTGTTTAGAAGGTACACGATGCCCGCCCTGTGTAAGTCTGGggcatagaaaagaaatccTCTGTTCTACAATCAATGAGCGGAATTACAGAAACTTAGCAGCGTGACAGTAAATGCGTGACAGCTACATGACTAGTCAggtgactagtcagcacactggtcaggtgactggtcagaccaactcccaggctgactagtcagcacttttgctcGCCGTGTCACCACGAACCACGACCACAGTGACGTTGATTCGAACTTTTCAGCAGCCAGCCCACGTTATTACCCATGAGACCCTTTCTTGAACTCGTACCAGTGGAGATCATCAAACTGATTATAGATGTTGTTGCTCTACAAGATGAAAAATCCGCGATAATGTTCCTCCAGCCCGATTACCCTGGCATCAAGACGTGTTCGTTAGTTTGCAAAACatttctttccctttgcaGGTCGCATCTCTTCTCTTCAATCGATGTTAGCGAATCCGGAATTTACGCATTTGTTCGACTCCTCACTCATTCGCCGTCTATTGGACATTATATTCGCAGATTGTCGTGTAACGTTGTGAATGACATACCATTGTCAGCCTTCTATTGCCTCTCTCGCGTGGAACACCTAACCCTCCAGAGCGGAGATATGTCAGCTGTTCACATATCTCAGCTTTCTCCCCTACTTCACGTCGTGCATCTGCCAACCGTTACTAAACTGGAATTTATTGCGGTGGCTGGGATTCGCGCTTCAGCTTtgattccatgcttgcaCCTCGACACCCTAGACTTGAACAAATCTATTTTCGAAAATGATCTTGAACCTCACGAGACCATTAAATCCAAAAGGCTTCGCCTGGCAGGCTACGGAACGATTGAATACCTAACCTACATCCTGCAAAACAATGAAGAAAGTGTAATGCCAATTTTCGACCTTCGGGGACTTAAAGAGCTTTCATTTACTACGGTGGATCATAGAACACCACCTCAAGGCCGCTATTTATTGGACAAAACATGCAACCTGGAAGTACTTGAGCTCTGTGTGGAAGGTACGTGAGAAATTATTGACCGGAGTGTACGACATATTGCTCACTTTCCTCCAGATATGACCGATACAGACAGCTTCCCTCTGCTATCAGTAACCCCTCTTCACTCGTTCGAGTGCCTAAAAATTCGAATCGGGTCTTTTTCACGGGATGCCATGCCCCACCTGGCTGCAGAGCTACGGGCGATCGACGATGTTGCAGGCCATTTCATCCAATATCTCAACATCAAGATCTGTCTCGACACTTCTGCCAGCTATTCGCTAGAAGAATTACCCTGGAAATTGCTTGATCAAGCGCTTGCAGAATCAGGGAGGTGGGGCGCTCTGAGGGAACTTCGGCTTCGAGTGCATACGTTATTGTTTTTAACAGATTCTGCCGAAAAGGAATTTACGGAAGCTTGGCAAGGTAAGTTGGAAAACTACCTACCTGCGCTCTCATCGCAATCCACAAACTTTAAAGTACTCTTCTACTTTGGGGCATTGACATGGACTGGCAAAGATCCACTTCATCTCGATGACAAGGAAATCTATTGGAATCAACTGAGAAAGGCGCCTAAAAATAGTCCAATTTAATTTTCCGTTTCTTCCATCATTCAATAAAAGGAAGAACCTTGTTTATTTATTAGAAAATTCGATGACATTGACGAGAATCAAGTTTGAAGAGCCAGTTAAAACCATTATTTTCGTGGTTTGACTCTTCTTTGTATTTTCTACTTTTACAACTCGGGAGTGCCAGTGCGATATTCAAGCGGAGTCAAAACCTGTTCATAGGTTGAACTATTTTTACACAACGAGCCCTGTCCCTGACGCCCGCCTGAATTCATCTGAGACTCAGAGCAAACCTTGGATTTGCATATTGATATTATGCCGAGTGCTCCGGTAGTGTCGTGTATGACACATGTGGGAAACGTGGGGAGCAAAGGAATCCTTCACCGTTTCTATAGGTTAATCCTCTCCCAGAGCTATCAAACTTCATGACAAGACCGGATTACTCGAAGCAAGGTTACACAGATGTATCTGCCGCACTGAGAAATGCGATTCTAACAATTACAATTAACCCTGCCAATCAGTGAGTTGTTTTTCAGTTTTCCAGGTTTAACAAGAGATTCAATTGACATTTCAACTTGTCAGTCGCCCAAAAGAGTTCGCAGGTGCTCTATACCAAAACCTCTTGCATGTATTTGAGCTATGCGGCAGCGACGACCGTGTTAGAGCTGTGATTCTCACTGCCGATCACACCGCGCCTGCGTACTGTTCTGGGGTATGCCGAATTACAACATCCTTTGCATGAACAGCGTGCGTTGGTGCGATGGTATTCTGACCTACAGACAGGGTGACATATCGGATGGGTGGGACGGCCTTTGGGACCCAGAGTCGGAGAAAGAAGGCGAGCACGGTGAGTCATAGTAAACGTTCATGTCTCCTTAACGTATTGATTCTGAATAACAATAGCCCACAGAGATGCAGGGGGTACCTTGTCGATGGCTATATACAGGTGTCATAAAATAACGATAGCAGCTGTGAATGGGCACGCCGTATGTATATCTCTTGCCAGATACCTTTAACGTTGCCGTTCGCATTCGATGTCATCTCATAGTGATCTATAGGCCGGCATAGGCATGACCGCCCTCCAGCTCCCCTTCGACTTCCGCTTTGTATGGAAAGATGCGAAGCTCGTCTTTCCATTCATAAGACGTGGTATTATCCCAGAAGGTAAGGAGGTTCTCTTACAATGACCTTTCTAATGTTGTAC
Coding sequences within it:
- a CDS encoding Enoyl-CoA hydratase AFT3-1, giving the protein MTRPDYSKQGYTDVSAALRNAILTITINPANHRPKEFAGALYQNLLHVFELCGSDDRVRAVILTADHTAPAYCSGGDISDGWDGLWDPESEKEGEHAHRDAGGTLSMAIYRCHKITIAAVNGHAAGIGMTALQLPFDFRFVWKDAKLVFPFIRRGIIPEATSTFLLPKLIHHSLATSLLLTARASTPSKSRALAALYHEILPTREAVYPAARKFALDMIKKSSAAGVGDVKVLLRHPGTSMEENYILESMVTRAAKGNAKEEGDPWGIAKRLLFRENSDGDGNIYPWWQTIDVRHHKTKL